Proteins co-encoded in one Cytobacillus sp. NJ13 genomic window:
- a CDS encoding DedA family protein has protein sequence MELELILEIIENNGYLGLFLWLWVGVFIFPVPNELIVMTVGLSSSLKTLHPVLAFIVIYLGILTALSTCYTIGRLIGRPLLKYFHKSKRMSKTIDGSLKLMEKYHAFSLTFSYFVPGIRNFLPFLYGFSKLPFKKFALFAYSGALIWLSVTFSIGYVFGDHIDAIIKHEKELLLGLAGFALLVLIFRFTRRKRGKEQEKLHDQGLGL, from the coding sequence ATGGAACTCGAACTGATTTTGGAAATCATTGAGAATAACGGATATTTGGGGCTGTTTCTATGGCTTTGGGTAGGGGTCTTTATTTTTCCTGTGCCAAATGAATTGATCGTGATGACTGTTGGACTTTCTTCCTCTTTAAAAACACTTCACCCTGTGCTTGCTTTCATCGTCATTTATCTTGGCATCTTGACTGCATTGTCAACCTGTTATACAATCGGGCGTTTGATCGGCAGGCCTTTGCTTAAATACTTCCATAAAAGTAAAAGGATGTCTAAAACGATTGATGGTTCTTTAAAACTAATGGAAAAGTATCATGCCTTTTCCCTCACCTTCAGTTATTTTGTTCCGGGTATCAGAAATTTCCTCCCTTTTTTATACGGCTTCAGTAAATTACCATTTAAAAAATTCGCTTTGTTTGCGTACAGCGGTGCACTGATATGGCTGTCTGTGACTTTTTCGATCGGCTATGTATTTGGAGATCATATTGATGCCATCATCAAACATGAAAAAGAATTACTGCTTGGCCTGGCAGGCTTTGCATTGCTCGTCCTCATTTTTCGCTTCACCAGAAGAAAGCGCGGGAAGGAGCAAGAAAAGCTGCATGATCAGGGGTTGGGACTTTAA
- a CDS encoding asparagine synthase, protein MNRVREGLIPTVLGTAVTAAGYAMKQNRRTNNMLSDTIVGFGLAHIVLGAIDLVEHRNQY, encoded by the coding sequence ATGAATCGCGTTCGCGAAGGATTAATTCCAACTGTTCTCGGCACCGCTGTTACTGCGGCTGGATATGCAATGAAACAAAACCGCAGAACCAATAACATGTTATCAGATACCATCGTTGGTTTCGGGCTTGCCCATATTGTACTTGGAGCCATCGACCTGGTAGAGCACCGCAATCAGTATTAA
- a CDS encoding hotdog fold thioesterase: MELKGTLIETLGMEIVSLEKGRVVATMPVDERTRQPFGLLHGGASVALAETVASIGAFELCDKETESVAGLEINANHIRAKKDGIVTAVATVLHQGRTTMVWDIKITDENDKLICTSRCTMAVMKRK; encoded by the coding sequence ATGGAGTTGAAGGGTACTTTAATCGAAACACTCGGAATGGAAATCGTATCACTTGAAAAAGGCCGTGTAGTTGCTACTATGCCTGTTGATGAACGCACCCGCCAGCCGTTTGGACTGCTGCACGGAGGAGCATCTGTCGCCCTTGCGGAAACTGTTGCAAGCATAGGAGCATTTGAACTTTGCGACAAAGAAACGGAATCTGTTGCAGGGCTTGAAATCAATGCCAACCATATACGTGCTAAAAAGGATGGAATTGTGACGGCTGTCGCAACAGTTCTGCATCAGGGCAGAACTACAATGGTATGGGATATCAAAATAACAGATGAAAATGACAAGCTGATTTGCACATCCAGATGCACAATGGCCGTAATGAAAAGAAAATAA
- the mnhG gene encoding monovalent cation/H(+) antiporter subunit G, translating to MTEIANFFIILFILLGAFFSLVAAFGVIRLPDVYTRNHAASKSATLGVLCVLLGTLLFFYFKDGYFNSRVVLGIIFIFLTSPIAGHLIGRAAYNSGVKLWDQSVRDDLKDVSNIKDPAGKGH from the coding sequence ATGACCGAGATCGCTAATTTCTTTATTATCCTGTTTATTCTGTTAGGTGCATTTTTCAGCCTTGTTGCAGCTTTCGGTGTTATCAGGCTTCCTGATGTTTATACCAGAAACCATGCTGCATCAAAATCTGCAACACTTGGTGTTTTATGCGTCCTTTTGGGAACACTGCTTTTCTTTTACTTTAAGGATGGTTACTTTAATTCAAGAGTAGTTTTGGGAATTATCTTCATCTTCTTGACTTCCCCTATTGCTGGTCATTTAATTGGACGTGCAGCATATAACTCAGGTGTTAAGCTATGGGACCAAAGTGTCCGGGATGACTTGAAAGATGTTTCCAATATAAAAGATCCTGCTGGTAAAGGGCACTAA
- a CDS encoding Na(+)/H(+) antiporter subunit F1 translates to MIQTIVMIAILCISVATLALIYRVIKGPTTPDRVVALDAIGINLIAIVALISIALNTNAFLEVILLLGILAFIGTVAFSKYLEKGVIIEHDRDR, encoded by the coding sequence ATGATCCAGACAATTGTAATGATTGCTATTCTGTGTATATCGGTTGCCACACTGGCTTTAATTTACAGAGTAATCAAGGGCCCAACCACTCCTGACAGGGTAGTGGCACTGGATGCAATTGGAATTAACTTAATTGCCATCGTAGCACTTATTTCCATTGCGCTTAATACGAACGCCTTTTTGGAGGTCATCCTTCTGCTTGGGATACTCGCTTTCATCGGGACTGTGGCCTTCTCTAAATATTTGGAGAAGGGGGTTATCATTGAACATGACCGAGATCGCTAA
- a CDS encoding Na+/H+ antiporter subunit E has product MAFQILLNMFLGFMWMFLTTTYDGVAFLKGYLFGLLIIFVFRRFFNSRFYLQRVIAVLNLLYIFIRELILANIAVLKVVLKPKLDMKPGIFAFPTVLEKDWEITVLANLITLTPGTLTISVSDDNKTLYVHAMDMGEVQDEIDSIKNSFEKAIMEVSR; this is encoded by the coding sequence ATGGCATTTCAAATATTATTAAATATGTTCCTTGGGTTTATGTGGATGTTTTTAACAACAACTTACGATGGTGTAGCTTTCCTAAAGGGGTATCTTTTCGGCCTGCTCATTATTTTTGTATTCAGGAGGTTCTTTAATTCTCGTTTTTATCTGCAGCGAGTAATCGCAGTGCTCAACTTATTGTATATCTTTATTAGAGAACTGATTCTTGCAAACATAGCTGTGTTAAAAGTTGTTCTTAAACCGAAGCTTGATATGAAGCCTGGCATTTTCGCATTTCCGACAGTTTTAGAGAAAGATTGGGAAATAACGGTTTTAGCTAACCTGATTACGTTAACTCCAGGCACATTAACAATTTCTGTTTCAGATGACAACAAAACATTGTATGTGCATGCAATGGATATGGGCGAAGTACAGGACGAAATTGATTCTATAAAAAACTCATTCGAAAAAGCTATCATGGAGGTGAGCCGATAA
- a CDS encoding Na+/H+ antiporter subunit D has translation MINFLILPILIPLITGVLLIFAAKHVMLQRWVAGLSAVLTVIVSVSLVQKVKTDGIQTLNLSNWDAPFGITLVSDMVSALLVLTTSVIVLACVIYSFRGIDENREKFYYYSAVNFLMVGVNGAFTTGDIFNLFVFFEVMLMSSYVLIVIGGTKIQLRESIKYLLVNVISSALFVIAVAYLYSVVGTLNMAHISARLSEISEMGQPGIITVIAVLFLIVFGLKGAIFPLFFWLPGSYYAPPAPVLALFGALLTKVGVYSIARTYTLFFYEDGGFIQQLLTILAVTTIIIGVIGAIAYWDIKKIVIYNIIVAVGAILFGISVMTPDSLTGSIFYLIHDMNIKASLFLLVGIVAAITGTSNLRKISGLIKRYPGLGWTFFIAALALSGIPPLSGFVGKLLIIKGGFESEHYWGAGIVLMSSLLVLFSIMKIFINGFWGTPRAYEGADKIPVKSMMTAPVILVAIAVFYGVGSEFVYPYISQAAETLANPSIYIEAVLKEY, from the coding sequence ATGATTAACTTTTTAATACTGCCGATACTAATCCCCTTAATTACGGGAGTCCTTCTAATCTTCGCTGCTAAGCATGTTATGCTACAAAGATGGGTTGCAGGCCTTTCTGCTGTGTTAACTGTTATAGTTTCAGTGTCATTAGTGCAAAAAGTTAAAACCGATGGAATTCAAACTTTAAATTTATCTAATTGGGATGCCCCTTTTGGAATTACACTAGTTTCAGACATGGTCTCTGCCCTGCTTGTATTAACCACCAGTGTCATTGTGCTGGCTTGTGTCATTTATTCATTTCGCGGAATTGATGAAAACAGGGAAAAATTTTACTATTACTCTGCTGTGAACTTTTTGATGGTTGGAGTAAATGGAGCGTTTACCACAGGAGATATTTTCAACCTATTCGTTTTTTTCGAAGTAATGCTCATGTCGTCATATGTTTTAATTGTTATTGGCGGCACAAAGATTCAGTTAAGGGAATCAATTAAATATCTGCTCGTAAATGTTATTTCTTCAGCTTTGTTTGTAATTGCTGTAGCGTACTTATATTCAGTGGTCGGGACGCTCAACATGGCTCATATCTCTGCTCGGCTCAGCGAGATTAGTGAAATGGGACAGCCTGGCATCATTACTGTTATTGCTGTTCTATTTCTAATCGTTTTTGGTTTAAAAGGGGCAATTTTCCCTCTATTCTTCTGGCTTCCTGGATCATACTATGCACCGCCAGCTCCTGTTCTTGCACTATTTGGAGCCCTGCTCACAAAAGTTGGTGTCTATTCAATAGCCAGAACGTATACATTGTTCTTTTATGAGGATGGCGGCTTTATCCAGCAGCTTTTAACCATATTGGCGGTAACCACCATTATTATTGGCGTTATTGGAGCAATTGCTTATTGGGATATTAAGAAAATTGTCATTTACAATATTATTGTAGCGGTTGGAGCCATTCTCTTCGGCATATCAGTTATGACGCCTGATTCACTTACAGGATCAATTTTTTACTTGATCCATGATATGAATATTAAAGCATCGCTGTTTTTGCTTGTTGGAATTGTGGCAGCTATCACAGGAACCAGTAATTTAAGGAAGATCAGCGGGTTAATAAAACGCTATCCCGGCTTGGGCTGGACTTTTTTCATTGCAGCTCTTGCTCTATCCGGCATTCCCCCGCTGAGCGGCTTTGTCGGTAAGCTTCTAATTATTAAAGGCGGGTTTGAGTCTGAGCATTACTGGGGAGCCGGAATTGTTTTAATGTCCAGTCTGCTTGTCTTATTCTCCATCATGAAGATTTTTATAAATGGTTTTTGGGGAACACCTCGTGCATATGAAGGTGCAGATAAAATACCTGTTAAAAGCATGATGACTGCTCCTGTGATCCTTGTTGCTATTGCCGTCTTTTACGGAGTCGGCTCTGAATTCGTATATCCGTATATCTCTCAGGCTGCTGAAACGCTTGCAAATCCAAGTATTTATATAGAAGCAGTCTTAAAGGAGTACTGA
- a CDS encoding Na(+)/H(+) antiporter subunit C, producing the protein MEILMSVVVGILFMSATYLMLSKSLLRIIVGTAILSHGAHLLILTMGGLKKGAAPLLGESGPYTDPLPQALILTAIVIAFGVTAFFLVLAYRAYQELGTDNMDKLRGTEGND; encoded by the coding sequence ATGGAAATATTAATGTCAGTTGTTGTTGGCATCTTATTCATGTCAGCCACCTATTTAATGCTTTCAAAAAGCTTGCTGAGGATAATTGTTGGGACAGCAATACTAAGCCATGGGGCCCATTTGCTGATTTTAACTATGGGTGGCCTTAAGAAAGGGGCCGCACCTCTGCTTGGTGAGAGCGGGCCATATACAGATCCCCTTCCGCAAGCATTAATCTTAACTGCAATTGTAATCGCCTTTGGTGTTACTGCCTTTTTCTTAGTGCTGGCTTATCGGGCTTACCAGGAACTGGGTACTGACAATATGGACAAATTGAGAGGAACTGAAGGAAATGATTAA
- a CDS encoding Na(+)/H(+) antiporter subunit B — translation MKTNDIILQTATKIVLFIIVLFSVYIFFAGHYTPGGGFVGGLLTSGAIILLLLAFDMKTVEKILPVNFMYMIATGLLFAIGTGAGGLLFNVPFLTHAFTDVDIPILGHLSLHTAALFDLGVFLVVVGVTMIIIKTIGEDD, via the coding sequence ATGAAAACAAATGACATTATTCTTCAGACAGCCACTAAGATTGTTTTGTTTATCATTGTTCTTTTCTCCGTATACATTTTCTTTGCGGGGCATTACACGCCAGGCGGGGGCTTCGTTGGGGGATTGCTAACATCGGGAGCCATAATCCTATTGCTGCTGGCTTTTGATATGAAAACAGTTGAGAAAATCCTGCCTGTTAATTTTATGTATATGATTGCAACTGGTCTGCTCTTTGCAATCGGAACCGGAGCCGGCGGCTTGCTATTCAATGTTCCTTTTCTCACACATGCATTTACTGATGTAGACATACCAATCCTGGGACACCTGTCACTTCACACCGCAGCACTTTTCGATCTGGGAGTCTTTCTGGTTGTTGTCGGTGTAACTATGATCATAATTAAAACGATAGGGGAGGATGACTAA
- a CDS encoding Na+/H+ antiporter subunit A: protein MSLLHLAIISPFLLAILVPIAYKLFRQIHTGWFVLPLPILLFSYFISYLSITSDQQSVTKSFSWIPTLGIDFTAKVDGLGLLFALLITGIGALVVLYSIYYLDKNKEKLNTFYVYLLLFMGAMLGVVLSDNLIVLYTFWEFTSFSSFLLIGYWYHREKSRYGAQKSMIITVFGGLSMLGGIILLYLMTGTFSISEIIAQSDEIFSHSLFVPALLCILLGAFTKSAQFPFHIWLPDAMEAPTPVSAYLHSATMVKAGIYLVARMSPIFAEHSLWLWLIAGFGITTLFWGSFSAVKQTDLKAILAFSTVSQLGMIMSLLGIGAAALHFETVDDSYFTIATTAAVFHLINHATFKGSLFMVAGIVDHETGTRDIRKLGGLMNFMPITFTLAIIGTFSMAGLPPFNGFLSKEMFFTGMVRVLEMDIFNLDTWGFLFPVLAWVASVFTFIYSMILVFKTFTGKFQPEQLEKKPHEAPIGMLISPIILASLVIIIGFFPNIISNTLISPAQAAIMPVEGYVYDTHIYFWHGFTPELFMTLGVITLGILLFVTLPKWRSVYNLFPEKLALNRFYDSGLSGIQQGAHGFTRWYMNGSIRNYLVYIFTFFIVLLLSTLFTKNAFKFDVSNVSAIRFSEIVLALVIAVGSITILFVKSRLTSIILLGAVGYTVALFFVIFRAPDLALTQLVIETISVALFLLCFYHLPKIKDEERMPFKATNAVISIGVGLVVTLIAFSAHSNKLFDSISQYYIENTYEKAAGKNMVNVILVDFRGFDTMFEIAVLAIAALGIFGMIKLRLGGGKKNENK from the coding sequence TTGTCTTTGCTTCACCTGGCAATAATTTCACCATTTTTGCTTGCCATCCTTGTACCTATTGCGTACAAGCTGTTTAGGCAGATACATACGGGTTGGTTCGTACTACCTCTGCCAATCCTTTTATTCAGTTATTTTATCTCTTATTTATCCATCACCTCTGATCAGCAATCCGTCACAAAATCTTTTTCATGGATTCCCACTCTTGGAATCGATTTCACGGCTAAAGTAGACGGTCTTGGTTTGCTTTTTGCTTTGCTGATTACCGGAATAGGGGCATTGGTTGTTCTGTATTCCATCTATTACTTGGATAAAAACAAAGAAAAACTAAACACCTTCTATGTTTACTTGCTTCTATTTATGGGAGCTATGCTTGGAGTTGTCCTTTCAGATAACTTGATTGTGCTTTATACTTTCTGGGAATTTACGAGTTTTTCTTCATTCCTGTTAATCGGGTACTGGTACCACAGAGAGAAATCAAGATATGGTGCACAGAAATCTATGATCATCACGGTTTTCGGCGGTCTTTCTATGCTTGGAGGCATCATACTTCTTTATTTGATGACAGGTACTTTCAGCATTTCTGAAATTATTGCTCAATCAGATGAGATATTTTCACACTCATTATTTGTTCCTGCTTTGCTTTGCATTTTGCTTGGGGCTTTTACCAAGTCCGCACAATTTCCATTTCACATCTGGCTGCCGGATGCCATGGAAGCTCCAACACCCGTCAGTGCATATCTGCATTCGGCAACAATGGTTAAAGCAGGTATTTATTTAGTAGCACGTATGAGTCCGATATTTGCGGAGCACTCGCTCTGGCTCTGGCTCATTGCAGGATTTGGCATTACAACATTATTCTGGGGTTCCTTCTCAGCTGTCAAACAGACTGACCTTAAAGCCATTCTGGCTTTCTCAACAGTCAGCCAGCTGGGGATGATCATGTCCCTTCTCGGCATCGGTGCTGCAGCACTTCACTTCGAAACAGTAGATGACAGTTATTTCACAATTGCCACTACAGCTGCAGTCTTTCATTTGATCAATCATGCCACCTTTAAAGGAAGTCTATTCATGGTAGCTGGAATCGTAGACCATGAAACCGGAACTCGTGATATCCGCAAGCTTGGCGGTTTGATGAACTTTATGCCGATTACCTTTACTTTAGCAATCATCGGCACATTTTCCATGGCCGGGCTCCCGCCTTTTAATGGATTCTTAAGTAAGGAAATGTTCTTCACAGGAATGGTCCGTGTTCTGGAAATGGATATTTTCAATTTGGATACTTGGGGATTCTTGTTCCCTGTTCTTGCCTGGGTGGCAAGTGTATTCACTTTCATTTACAGCATGATTCTTGTATTCAAAACGTTCACAGGAAAGTTCCAGCCTGAACAATTAGAAAAGAAACCGCACGAAGCTCCAATCGGGATGCTAATATCACCAATTATCCTGGCTTCACTCGTAATTATTATCGGTTTCTTCCCTAATATTATTTCAAACACGCTCATCTCTCCTGCGCAGGCCGCCATCATGCCTGTTGAAGGGTATGTGTATGATACTCATATTTACTTCTGGCATGGATTTACGCCTGAGCTATTCATGACTTTGGGTGTTATTACATTGGGAATTCTGCTTTTTGTCACTCTGCCGAAGTGGAGAAGTGTGTATAATTTGTTCCCTGAAAAATTGGCATTAAATCGTTTTTACGATAGCGGCCTCTCAGGGATTCAACAGGGCGCACACGGATTTACCAGGTGGTATATGAATGGTTCAATCAGGAACTATTTGGTTTATATTTTTACATTCTTTATTGTTCTTTTGCTTTCAACGTTATTCACTAAGAATGCATTCAAATTTGATGTGAGTAATGTGTCAGCCATCAGATTCTCAGAAATTGTGCTTGCTCTTGTAATCGCAGTTGGATCTATTACGATTCTGTTTGTGAAATCAAGATTAACATCCATTATTCTATTAGGTGCAGTCGGCTATACAGTGGCACTATTCTTTGTTATTTTCCGTGCGCCGGATCTTGCTTTGACACAGCTTGTCATTGAAACGATTTCAGTTGCTTTATTTCTGCTGTGTTTCTACCATTTGCCAAAGATTAAAGATGAAGAAAGGATGCCGTTTAAAGCAACCAATGCGGTGATCTCCATTGGAGTAGGGCTGGTCGTTACGCTTATTGCTTTTTCGGCTCACAGCAATAAACTATTTGATTCTATTTCTCAGTATTATATAGAGAATACGTATGAAAAAGCAGCAGGAAAGAATATGGTAAACGTTATCCTAGTGGATTTCCGCGGATTTGATACGATGTTTGAAATAGCGGTTCTTGCCATTGCTGCATTAGGAATATTTGGAATGATCAAACTTCGGCTGGGAGGAGGAAAGAAAAATGAAAACAAATGA
- a CDS encoding DUF5366 family protein, giving the protein MKNTYLTSYFPLLAIILFSTSLALKTQMELVYFLKKSGIYQGMLEFFSEGGIKLSLTVLLLVIFFMVFAALKLVADTINGLSLLFFSKDLKGESLTKSRQGSAIYFIGGALSLLSLFSYIGIGLLFAAATFIYFTYFVYKASSSLTAAGITGVIFFQVIAWSSLLTGILYLSLKIYNSIMASLPI; this is encoded by the coding sequence ATGAAAAATACATATCTGACGAGTTATTTTCCGCTCTTGGCAATTATCTTGTTTAGTACTTCTCTGGCATTAAAAACCCAGATGGAATTAGTCTATTTCCTGAAAAAATCAGGAATTTACCAGGGGATGCTAGAGTTCTTTTCAGAAGGCGGAATAAAACTGTCACTGACGGTCCTCCTCCTGGTCATTTTTTTTATGGTGTTTGCAGCTTTGAAATTGGTTGCGGATACGATCAATGGACTGTCACTACTGTTCTTTTCTAAAGATCTGAAAGGGGAAAGCCTGACAAAGTCAAGGCAAGGTTCGGCTATCTATTTTATAGGAGGCGCTTTATCGCTTTTGAGTTTGTTCAGTTATATCGGGATTGGCCTCCTTTTTGCGGCCGCTACCTTTATTTATTTCACTTATTTTGTTTATAAAGCCAGTTCATCATTGACTGCAGCCGGCATCACTGGTGTAATTTTTTTTCAGGTTATTGCCTGGTCTTCTCTTTTAACAGGTATACTCTATCTTTCTTTGAAAATATACAACAGCATTATGGCCAGTCTGCCGATATAG
- a CDS encoding transglycosylase domain-containing protein, translated as MRSWSGFMIIILLLPIFSLLVFAVSAESQKVQGFHELLDEKLEIKEVSLPQTSYIKAGNGKVISEIYHPVNRISLSSGDISPFLKDVFITAEDQHFYDHAGFDVTAIGRALAVNIRSDDIEQGASTITQQLARNIFLNHEQTYNRKLSELLYAYELERKLSKEKILELYINAIYFHNGAYGIEAASQLYFKKSAKDLTKAQEAFLAAIPNNPSLYDPMKHFDHTKERQERLIDQLKEEQLISSKEAEKMKSERIQLQVKQRIDLYPDYVSYVEAELRELISVKEGYQDKLLKAGDHEKASLSAKLDKRISQIMEQGIIIETALNPALQEKAVNSLNKRLPYKDVEGAAAVIDNGTYEITALAGGKNYKKYDFNRAFQAYRQPGSAIKPLLVYAPYIEHTSAAIHDQVDAGPFCKNGYCPQNYGGGKYGETTLEKAFIYSYNTPAVRLLDEIGIENGFRDLDKFGFKQVSEKDHALSAAIGGFTYGMTPLELTSAYTVFANDGFYRPARAIRKITDLKGNLLYSWADLQTQIWSEKTVEKVRNLMARSVQSGTARKARLPDGYAGGKTGTTNGYHDFWFVGLTGQYTAGVWVGKDRPGSLAAIESASPQLLVWKDIMSD; from the coding sequence GGATTCCATGAGCTGCTGGATGAAAAGCTTGAAATAAAAGAAGTCAGCCTGCCCCAGACAAGTTATATTAAAGCAGGAAACGGCAAGGTAATCTCTGAAATATATCATCCGGTAAACAGAATCAGCCTATCGTCAGGTGACATTTCCCCATTTCTTAAGGATGTATTTATCACAGCAGAGGACCAGCATTTTTATGATCATGCCGGATTCGATGTTACTGCCATTGGACGTGCCCTGGCCGTCAACATCCGGTCGGATGATATCGAACAGGGGGCCAGCACCATTACCCAGCAGCTGGCTCGAAATATTTTTCTGAATCATGAACAAACCTATAACCGCAAACTCAGTGAACTCCTATATGCATATGAACTGGAGCGGAAATTATCCAAAGAAAAAATTCTGGAATTGTATATTAATGCAATTTATTTCCATAATGGAGCTTACGGAATTGAGGCTGCATCCCAGCTCTATTTTAAAAAAAGCGCCAAAGACCTGACCAAAGCTCAAGAAGCTTTTTTGGCTGCCATCCCAAACAATCCATCCTTATATGATCCAATGAAACACTTTGACCATACAAAAGAAAGACAGGAGCGGCTGATTGATCAATTAAAGGAAGAACAGCTGATTTCCTCTAAGGAAGCAGAGAAGATGAAAAGTGAACGGATCCAGCTTCAGGTCAAACAAAGAATAGATTTATATCCTGATTATGTTTCATATGTAGAAGCGGAGCTGCGGGAATTAATTTCTGTTAAAGAAGGCTATCAGGATAAGCTCCTTAAAGCAGGTGATCATGAAAAAGCATCATTGAGCGCCAAGCTTGATAAGAGAATATCCCAAATAATGGAGCAAGGCATAATCATCGAAACTGCCCTGAACCCTGCCCTTCAGGAAAAGGCTGTAAATTCCCTTAATAAGCGCCTCCCCTACAAGGATGTGGAAGGTGCAGCAGCCGTGATCGATAATGGAACATATGAGATTACAGCGCTTGCAGGTGGAAAGAATTATAAGAAATACGACTTTAATAGAGCTTTTCAGGCATACAGGCAGCCCGGTTCCGCTATTAAGCCGCTGCTAGTTTATGCACCATACATTGAGCACACCAGCGCAGCTATTCATGATCAAGTGGATGCTGGCCCTTTCTGCAAAAATGGGTATTGCCCCCAGAATTATGGCGGTGGCAAATATGGAGAGACAACACTCGAAAAAGCCTTTATTTATTCGTATAATACACCCGCAGTAAGACTGCTGGACGAAATAGGAATTGAAAATGGTTTTCGTGATTTAGATAAGTTTGGTTTTAAACAGGTTTCAGAGAAGGATCATGCCCTTTCAGCAGCTATAGGCGGTTTCACATACGGAATGACACCGCTTGAGCTCACATCAGCATATACTGTGTTTGCAAATGATGGTTTTTACCGGCCGGCAAGAGCGATCCGTAAAATCACTGATCTGAAAGGAAATTTGCTTTATAGCTGGGCGGATTTACAAACGCAAATTTGGAGCGAAAAAACGGTAGAAAAAGTGAGGAATTTAATGGCCAGGAGCGTTCAATCCGGCACAGCCCGGAAAGCACGTCTGCCAGATGGTTATGCCGGCGGTAAAACAGGAACCACTAATGGCTATCATGATTTCTGGTTCGTGGGCTTAACCGGCCAGTACACAGCAGGTGTCTGGGTTGGAAAAGATCGGCCCGGCAGTCTGGCTGCTATCGAATCGGCTTCCCCCCAGCTGCTGGTTTGGAAGGATATAATGTCTGATTAA